One bacterium genomic window, CCGCCCTCCGCCAGGATCACAGGCGGGAGAGGTTGCCGAGTGGCTTAAGGCGCACGCCTGCTAAGCGTGTGTGGGGAAACTCACCGAGGGTTCGAATCCCTCCCTCTCCGCCAGACCCCTGTTGGCGCGCCCATAGCTCAACTGGACAGAGCATCTGACTACGGATTAGAAGGTTGGGGGTTCGAATCCTCCTGGGCGTACCACCTCGAAGGCCCCGCCGCACTGAAGCGGCGGGGCCTTCGTCTTGCCGCCCGTCGGCGCCGCGCTCAGTCCTCGACGACGGCCGTGCGCGCCAGCTCCGCGAAGCTCACGCCCTTCAGCCCGCCGATCTCCAGCGCCATGCGTTCGATCTCGCCCGGCGTGCCGCGCAGCACGATGGTCTCGAGGCAGTGGTCGTGGTCCAGGTGCACGTGCTGCGTGCAGAGGATGTGGACGAACTGGTTGTGCTGGACCCGGTGGAGCTTGTCGGTGAGGCCGCGGCGGTGGTGGTCGTAGACGATGGTCAGCGCGCCGTGCACCTCGGTGGCGGCGCCGGCCCAGGCCTCCTCGACCAGGCGGGCGCGGATCAGGTCGCGCACGAATTCCGAGCGCGACTCGTAGCCGCGGCCGACGATGCGCCGGTCCAGCGATTCGAGCAGCGAGGCGGGCAGCGACACGGTGAAGCGGATGGTCTCTTGCCTGGCCATGTCCCTAGTCCCAATCGTGGGTGTGGT contains:
- the nikR gene encoding nickel-responsive transcriptional regulator NikR, which codes for MARQETIRFTVSLPASLLESLDRRIVGRGYESRSEFVRDLIRARLVEEAWAGAATEVHGALTIVYDHHRRGLTDKLHRVQHNQFVHILCTQHVHLDHDHCLETIVLRGTPGEIERMALEIGGLKGVSFAELARTAVVED